One Acipenser ruthenus unplaced genomic scaffold, fAciRut3.2 maternal haplotype, whole genome shotgun sequence genomic window, TGCAGCTCCACTTCCTCTCCTGTGTTGCCTGCAGCAGTCTCTCCAGTTTCTGCTCGCTGTAGGGCGGGTAGCGCAGCTGGTTCGCCCACTCGAGCCCGAAGCCGCGCAGCACACAGGAGCGCTGGTGAGAGAACGTGTCGAAGCTGAACCGGCCGTGGTACCGACCCACACCACTggagcctggagagagagagagagaggagagtgaagagaggggagaggagagggggagtgagGAGACGGGCAGGAGGGGGAGAGGACAAGGGGAgtatggagagagagggagaggagatgggGAGCgtggagagggggggagaggagagaagggaacagtgttcattttttaaatcactaCCCTCTACTTGGTttctttgtgtgtctcagtgtgtgtgtgtgtgtttcagtgtatgtgtttcagtgtgtgtctcgtgtgtttgtgtgtgtttcagtgtatgtctcgtgtgtgtgtttcagtgtatgtgtttcagtgtgtgtgtttcagtgtatgtgtttcagtgtttgtgtgtgtttcagtgtatgtgtttcagtgtgtgtgtctcggtctgtgtttcagtgtatgtgtttcagtgtgtgtgtgtgtgtttcagtgtatgtgtttcagtgtgtgtctcgtgtgtttcagtgtatgtgtttcagtgtgtgtgtgtctcggtgtgtgtgtttgtttcagtgtgtgtctcggtgtatgtatttcagtgtgtgtgtgtgtttcagtgtgtgtctcagtgtgtgtgtgtgtctcggtgtttcagtgtgtgtctcggtgtgtgtgtgtgtgtgtttcagtgtgtgtctcggtgtgtgtgtgtgtttcagtgtgtgtgtgtgtgtttcagtgtgtgtttcggtgtgtgtctcggtgtgtgtgtgtgtttcggtgtgtgtctcggtgtgtgtgtgtgtctcggtgtttcagtgtgtgtctcggtgtgtgtgtgtgtctcggtgtttcagtgtgtgtctcggtgtgtgtgtgtgtttcagtgtgtgtgtgtgtttcagtgtgtgtttcggtgtgtgtctcggtgtgtgtgtgtgtttcggtgtgtgtctcggtgtgtgtgtgtgtctcggtgtgtatctctgtgtttcTCACCCACTCCTCCGAATGGCAGTGTTATCACAGTCGTGTGGACCAGTCCATCATTGGAGCAGAACCCCCCGCTGCTGGTACATTCCATCACCTTGGTAACCACCTGCAGGGGGAGGAGTCAGTGCTTTCAAAAGACATCTCATTATCAACGATACCGcaacagagacacacgcacagtgagacacacactcccgctgcacagcagtgtgatccagtcctggtttcactgggagtttaataataagacacacctgagcttgttagctagacacactggggctgatcaagctggtagtaaaacctggaatgggtgacgctgctgtgcaataggagtctgattcccagccctgcacaCACAAACATAGTAGTagactcacactgagacacacagtgatGCTGACacacctcccctctctcctctcctctcctctctcctcaccttgCTGTCTCCAGTTTACAGATACAGTGCCAGTGGTTTCTCCTCTCCTCACCTTGCTGTCTCCAGTGTACAGATACAGTGCCAGTGGTTTCTCCTCTCCTCACCTTGCTGTCTCCAGTGTACAGATACAGTGCCAGTGGTTTCTCTCTGCAGTTGATGAAGTTGATGGCTTCCTCCAGGCTCTCCACAGTGAGGATGGGGAGGACCGGTCCGAAGATCTCCTCCTGCATCACAGGGTCCGACTCGCTCACATCCACCAACACCGTGGGGGctgcgggggggagggggggaatcgGGTAAACACTCGGCACtgcccccccccctacccccccacCTGATTTCAGACTATCAGCCTCcccttcctctccccctctcaccccagtctctcccctcctccccctctcaccccagtctctcccctcctccccctctcaccccagtctctccccctctgtcctctctccccctctctcctctctccacctctctccacctcagtctctccccctctctctcctctcccccacctCAGTCTTTCTCCTCACCTATGTACCTCTCCCCCTCCTcagtctctccccctctctctcacctatgtacctctccccctctcctctctatgtacctctccccctcctcagtctctccccctctctctcacctatgtacctctccccctctcctctctatgtacctctccccctcctcagtctctccccctctcacttatgtacctccccctctcctctctcacctatGTACCCACCTATGTACCTCTCCCCCTCCTcagtctccccctctctctcctctctcacctatGTACCTCCCCCTCCTcagtctccccctctctctcctctctcacctatGTACCTCCCCCTCCTcagtctccccctctctctcctctctcacctatGTACCTCTCCCTcagtctccccctctctctcctctctcacctatGTACCTCCCCCTCCTcagtctccccctctctctcctctctcacctatgtacctctccccctcctcagtctctcctccgatctcccctctctctctcctcagtctctctctcctctcacctatGTACCTCTCCCCCTCCTCAGTCTCTCCTCCGATCTCCACTCTCCCCTGGCTGTTACTCAGCAGGTCTCGGATTCTCTCGAAGTGTCGCTGGTTGATGATCCTGCCGAAGTCTCGGGACTCCCTGGGCTCCGTCCCGTAGAGCTGGGTGATGCAGTCCCTGAGCGCGGGCAGCAGGAGGCGCCGTGTCTCTGGGGAGCACAGCACGTAGTCCGGCGCCACGCAGCTCTGACCCGCGTTGAAGAACCGGGCCCAGACCAGCCTCCGTGCCGTCGCCGTGATGTCGCAGCTCCCCTCCACCAGGGCGGGGCTCTTACCCCCCAGCTCCAGGGTCACGGGGGTCAGGTGACAGGAAGCGGCGCGCATCACCGAGCGAGCCACGGACACGCCCCCTGAAACACAAGAGAGACACGCCCCCTGAAACACACGAGAGACACGCCCCCTGAAACACACGAGAGACACGCCCCCTGAAATACACGAGAGACACGCCCCCTGAAACACACGAGACACGCCCCCTAAAACACACGAGACACGCCCCTGAGACACACGAGAGACACGCCCCCTGAAACACACGAGACACGCCCCCTGAAACACACGAGACACACGAGACACGCCCCTGAGACACACGAGAGACACGCCCCCTAAAACACACGAGAGACACGCTCCATGAAACACACAAGACACGCCCCTGAAACACACGAGACACGCCCCCGAGACACACGAGACACGCCCCTGAAACACATCAGAGACACGCCCCTGAAACACACGAGAGACACGCCCCCTGAAACACACGAGACACGCCCCCTGAAACACACGAGACACGCCCCCTGAAACACACGAGAGACACGCCCCCTGAAACACACGAGagacatctctctcctctctacctGTGTAGAATATGTGGTTGAACCTCTCCTCTcatctttctctcctctctcccctctcctccccctctctcctctctctctacctgTGTAAAATATGTGGTTGAACCTCTCCTCTcatctttctctcctctcctctctcctctcctctcctctctctctacctgTGTAGAATATGTGGTTgaatctctcctctcctctcctctctcctctcctctctcctctcctctcttctctcctctctctctctacctgtgTAGAATATGTGGTCgaatctctcctctcctctcctctcttctctcctctctctctctacctgtgTATAATATGTGGTCgaatctctcctctcctctctcctctctctcctctcctctcctctcctctcctctctcctctctctcctctcctctcctctcctctcctctcccctctctcctctcctctcccctctctcctctctcctctcctctcccctctcctctcctcccctcccctctctctctctcctctctctctctcctctcccctctcccctctcctctcctctcctctcctctctcctctctcctctcctctcccctctcctctcctcccctctctctctcctctctctctctcctctctcctctctctctcctctctcctctctcctctctctcccctctcctctctcccctctcctctcctctcctctcctctcctctcctctcccctctcccctctcccctctcctcccctctcctcccctctctctctctcctctctctctctcctctctcctctctctctcctctctcctctctctctctctctacctgtgTAGAATATGTGGTCGAATCTCTGCTCCAGTAGTTCAGTCGTCTCTTTGGCTCCCCCGCAAACAACAGAGAAGCAACTCTGCATACAAACACAATctcgatgatgatgatgataaataataataataataataataataataataataataataataataataataataatactactactactaataataataataataatggtaatacTAAATATTTAATAGTACTAATACAAAGAGAAATACAACACACaagaaaatactactactactactaataataataataattcagatactgatattgataataataataataataataataataataataataataataataatgaaactggCTGTACCTGGTCCAGGTATTTGGGGAGGAGTTCTGTGAGGAGGGAGGAGGTGGAGTCACTGAGCTCAGAGGGCTTCACCACAGCACAGTTACctgagagagagatgagaggagggagagagagatgagaggagaggagagagatgagaggagagagagagagagagagatgagaggctTGACTGAGCTCAGTTACCTGCAGAGAGAAACAGGGGATGGTGACAGGAGGAGATGGAGGGAAGGAGATGGgatagagggagaggggagggtagAGTATGTAGTTACCCGCTGCGATAGCTCCGATCAGGGGCACCAGGACCAGCTGGACCGGGTAGTTCCAGGCTCCGATGATCAGAACCACACCCAGAGGCTCCTTCCGAATAAAACACTCATCGAATTTCATCACCTgagagaggagattaaacagaaacagagagagacaggagattaaacaggaacacagagagacaggagattaaacaggaacacagagagacaggagattaaacaggaacacagagagacaggagattaaacaggaacacagagagagacaggagattaaacaggaacacagagagagacaggagattaaacaggaacacagagagagacaggagattaaacaggaacacagagagagacaggagattaaacaggaacacagagagagacaggagattaaacaggaacacagagagagacaggagattaaacaggaacacagagagacaggagattaaacaggaacacagagagagacaggagattaaacaggaacacagagagagagacaagagattaaacagaaacacagagagacaggagattaaacaggaacacagagagagagacaagagattaaacaggaacacagagagagacaggagattaaacaggaacacagagagagacaggagattaaacaggaacacagagagagacaggagattaaacaggaacacagagagacaggagattaaacaggaacacagagagacaggagattaaacaggaacacagagagacaggagattaaacaggaacacagagagagacaggagattaaacaggaacacagagagacaggagattaaacaggaacacagagagagacaggagattaaacagaaacacagagagagacaggagattaaacaggaacacagagagacaggagattaaacaagaacacagagagacagg contains:
- the LOC117410056 gene encoding aldehyde dehydrogenase family 3 member B1 isoform X3, which codes for MRAASCHLTPVTLELGGKSPALVEGSCDITATARRLVWARFFNAGQSCVAPDYVLCSPETRRLLLPALRDCITQLYGTEPRESRDFGRIINQRHFERIRDLLSNSQGRVEIGGETEEGERYIAPTVLVDVSESDPVMQEEIFGPVLPILTVESLEEAINFINCREKPLALYLYTGDSKVVTKVMECTSSGGFCSNDGLVHTTVITLPFGGVGSSGVGRYHGRFSFDTFSHQRSCVLRGFGLEWANQLRYPPYSEQKLERLLQATQERKWSCTLL
- the LOC117410056 gene encoding aldehyde dehydrogenase family 3 member B1 isoform X1, which produces MSDYGAIVQKLRDSFGTRKTRPAEFRISQLNSIVKLLRENEGPIVEALERDLRKPKFETMISEISMAINEANYAINHLASWMKPEHVEKSLVMKFDECFIRKEPLGVVLIIGAWNYPVQLVLVPLIGAIAAGNCAVVKPSELSDSTSSLLTELLPKYLDQSCFSVVCGGAKETTELLEQRFDHIFYTGGVSVARSVMRAASCHLTPVTLELGGKSPALVEGSCDITATARRLVWARFFNAGQSCVAPDYVLCSPETRRLLLPALRDCITQLYGTEPRESRDFGRIINQRHFERIRDLLSNSQGRVEIGGETEEGERYIAPTVLVDVSESDPVMQEEIFGPVLPILTVESLEEAINFINCREKPLALYLYTGDSKVVTKVMECTSSGGFCSNDGLVHTTVITLPFGGVGSSGVGRYHGRFSFDTFSHQRSCVLRGFGLEWANQLRYPPYSEQKLERLLQATQERKWSCTLL
- the LOC117410056 gene encoding aldehyde dehydrogenase family 3 member B1 isoform X2; its protein translation is MSDYGAIVQKLRDSFGTRKTRPAEFRISQLNSIVKLLRENEGPIVEALERDLRKPKFETMISEISMAINEANYAINHLASWMKPEHVEKSLVMKFDECFIRKEPLGVVLIIGAWNYPVQLVLVPLIGAIAAGNCAVVKPSELSDSTSSLLTELLPKYLDQSCFSVVCGGAKETTELLEQRFDHIFYTGGVSVARSVMRAASCHLTPVTLELGGKSPALVEGSCDITATARRLVWARFFNAGQSCVAPDYVLCSPETRRLLLPALRDCITQLYGTEPRESRDFGRIINQRHFERIRDLLSNSQGRVEIGGETEEGESPHGVGGCERVGPCDAGGDLRTGPPHPHCGEPGGSHQLHQLQRETTGTVSVHWRQQGGYQGDGMYQQRGVLLQ